Genomic window (Blattabacterium cuenoti):
AGATAATTTGGTAAAAATTGCTACAATAAATGGATTAAAAGTATTAGGATTGAAAGAAAAGTAATTTATTTTTTTCCTTTTTTTTCTGGACGCATTTGTGGAAAAAGTAAAACTTCTTGAATCGATTTTTTTTTAGTAAGTAACATAACTAAACGATCTATTCCAATTCCAATCCCTGCAGTAGGAGGCATACCGAATTCTAAAGCGCGTATAAAATCTTGATCAATAGATTCGTCTATCGTTTTTTTTTCGGCAAACTTTACTTGTTCTCGTAAACGATCAAGTTGATCAATAGGATCATTAAGTTCTGAATAAGCATTCGCAATTTCTTGCCCATTTATAATAAGTTCAAAACGTTCTGATAAATTTTTTTTATAACGGTGTCTTTTAGTTAGAGGACTCATTTCTATAGGATAATCAATAATAAAAGTAGGATTGATATAATTTTTTTCACATTTTTCTTCAAAAATATTTTCAATCAGTTTAGCTTTACTCATTTTTATATTTTCTTCTATATGCAATTTTTTACAAACTTTTCTTAACTCTTCCTCTCCCATTTCTTTAAGATCAAATCCTGTATATTTTTTAATCGAATCCAATATAGATATACGAAGAAAAGGAGTTTGAAAACTAATATGATTATCTTCTTTTTTTTGAAATTTATTACATATGCATTTTATCAATTTTTCTGTAAAATTCATCATCCAGTAATAATCTTTATAAGCTACATAAAGTTCTAATACAGTAAATTCTGGATTATGAATACGATCCATCCCCTCATTTCTGAAATTTCTAGAAAATTCATATACCCCGTGAAATCCCCCAATAATCAGTCTTTTTAAATAAAGTTCATTAGCTATACGTAAATATAATGGAATTCCTAGTGTATTATGATACGTTTCAAAAGGACGAGCAATAGCTCCTCCAGGAATAGATTGTAGAATAGGGGTCTCTACTTCTAGATATCCTTTATCATCCAAAAAATTTCTAATTTTTTGGATGATACGAGTACGTTTTAAAAAAATTTCTTTCACATGATCATTTACAATAAGATCGACATAACGCATACGATAACGTTGTTCCGTATTGGAAAAAGCATCATATATTTTTTTATTTTTATCCATTTTTACTTGTGGTAAAGGGCTGATAGATTTGGATAATAAAGTGAATTGATGAACATTTATGGTTATTTCATCCATTTTTGTCTTAAATAAAATTCCTTTTACTCCAATAATATCTCCTATATCTATAAGTTTTTTTAAAAAAATATTGTAAGCATCCTCTTTTTTTATTTGATCATAAGATAATAATAAATGATCCTGAGTAAAATATATTTGCATACATCCCGTGTGATCTTTTATCTCTCCGAAAGAAGCTTTTCCTAAAATTCGCAAACGCATTAACCGTCCAGCTATGCTTATAGTTTCTTTTTCTGCAAAATTTTTTTGTATATTACGAATAGTGGTGGTAACAATATATTCTTCTGATGGATAAGGATTAATTCCCAATTGTTTCAGTTGATCTAATTTTTTTCTTCGTATAATTTGTTGTTCTGATAAATTTGTGTGGATGTCCCCCATACGAAACGAACGAATTGAATAAAACGAAGGTACATTTGTTTTTCTTATTATATAAATTTTTCAAAAATTATGAAAAAAAAAATACTTTTTTTCGAAGATTTAGGACAAAAAGAATATCAAGAGACTTTGAAATATCAGACAAGATTATTTTATGATATTATACAAAACAAAGTTAATAATATTCCTTCTAAAAAAGCAGGATATTTTCTATTTGTAGAGCATCCTCATGTATATACTATAGGGAAAAATGGGAAAAAAGATAAACATTTGTTGGTTTCATCAGATTTTTTAAAAAAAAAAAATATTTCTGTTTATCAAACAGATAGAGGAGGGGATATCACTTATCATGGTCCTGGACAGTTGATAGGATATCCTATTTTAAATATGGATTATTTTTTTACGGA
Coding sequences:
- the lysS gene encoding lysine--tRNA ligase → MGDIHTNLSEQQIIRRKKLDQLKQLGINPYPSEEYIVTTTIRNIQKNFAEKETISIAGRLMRLRILGKASFGEIKDHTGCMQIYFTQDHLLLSYDQIKKEDAYNIFLKKLIDIGDIIGVKGILFKTKMDEITINVHQFTLLSKSISPLPQVKMDKNKKIYDAFSNTEQRYRMRYVDLIVNDHVKEIFLKRTRIIQKIRNFLDDKGYLEVETPILQSIPGGAIARPFETYHNTLGIPLYLRIANELYLKRLIIGGFHGVYEFSRNFRNEGMDRIHNPEFTVLELYVAYKDYYWMMNFTEKLIKCICNKFQKKEDNHISFQTPFLRISILDSIKKYTGFDLKEMGEEELRKVCKKLHIEENIKMSKAKLIENIFEEKCEKNYINPTFIIDYPIEMSPLTKRHRYKKNLSERFELIINGQEIANAYSELNDPIDQLDRLREQVKFAEKKTIDESIDQDFIRALEFGMPPTAGIGIGIDRLVMLLTKKKSIQEVLLFPQMRPEKKGKK